The DNA region GTGGCGCGCATCCACGCCGACCGCTCGCAGGCGCAGCGCCGGATGGCGCTGGAGGGCTTCCGCGACGGCCAGTACCGCGTGCTCGTCGCCACCGACATCGCCGCGCGCGGCATCGACGTGGCGGAGATCGGCCACGTCGTGAACTTCGACCTGCCCCACGTCCCGGAGGACTACGTCCACCGGGTCGGGCGCACCGCGCGCATGGCCGCGAGCGGCCGCGCGTCCGCGTTCGTCTCGCCGGAGGAGCTGGACCTCCTCCGCGACATCGAGCGGCTCACCCGCGCCCCCATCCCGCGCGCCGAGGTGCCGCGCGAGCACGCCACCTTCCAGGCGGAGCTCCAGCGGGCGGACGCGGCCCAGGCGAACCCGGGCCCGGGCGCGCGCCCGGCCGGCATGAACCGCAACCGCCGCCGCGCCGCGGCGCACCGCGACCGGCTGACGGGCGGCAAGGGCGGCGCGGAGGGCGGCGCGACCGCCGGCGAGCGGGCACCGCGCTCGCAGCCCGCGGCGTCCGCCTCGCGGCGCAGCGCGCCCGCCGCGGCCGGCGCCGGGTCGAAGCCCCGCCGCGTCGGCTCGTGGGGCCCGAAGAAGCGCCGCTAGTCCGCGCCTACGCCACCGGCGCGCGGGTGCGCTCGCGGCCCGCCGCGGCGACGGCCTCGAGCAGCGCCTCCAGGTCGGCCGGCTTGACGAAGTGGTGCCGGAACCCGGCGGCGGCGCTGCGCTCGCGGTCGTTCGGCTGGCCGTAGCCGCTGACGCCGATCACCACCGGGGCCGCGTCGCCCAGGCGCCGCCGGAGCTGGATCGCCAGCTCGTAGCCGTCGAGCACCGGGAGGCCGATGTCGAGGATGGCGACGTCGGGCCGGAGGCGGACCGCCAGCTCGAGCCCGCGCCCGCCGTCGCCGGCCACCCGCACCTCGTGCCCGGCGTGCGCGAGCACGTCGGCGAGCAGCTCGGCCGCGTCCTCGTTGTCGTCCACCACCAGGATGCGCAGCGGCGCGCCGCCCTGGGCGGCCTGGCGCGGCGGCGGGGCCGGGGCCGCGGGGGCGCGCGGCGCGGCGGGCAGCTCCACCACGAACGTGCTCCCCTTCCCCGGCCCGTCGCTGCGCGCCTCCACCCGGCCCCCGTGCAGCGCCACCAGGCTCCGCACCAGCGCGAGGCCGATGCCGAGCCCGCCCTGGGGGCGGTCCTGCCCCTGCGGCGCCTGCACGAACGGCTCGAAGATGCGCGAGAGGAGCTCGGGCGCGAGCCCGCGCCCGTCGTCCCGGACCGCCAGCTCCACGCGGCCGCCGCGCAGCGCGGCCCGGACCTCGATGCGGCCGCGCGGCGGCGTGTACCGGGCCGCGTTGGTGAGCAGGTTCGCGATCACCTGCGCGAGGCGGTGCGGATCGCCGACCACCGCGAGCCCCTCGGGCACGTCCACCGTGAGCCGGTGCGAGCGCTCCTCCACGAGCGGGGTCGCCATCTCCACCGCGCGCGCGACGAAGGACCGGACCTCGACGCGCTCCGGCTGCAGCTCCACCTTTCCCCGGGTGATCCGCGAGACGTCGAGCAGGTCGTCCACGAGGCGCACCAGGTGATCCACCTGCCGGCGGATGACCGCGTGCTCCCGCGTGCCGCCGTTCCCTCCCAGGGCCAGCAGCTCCAGCGCGGTCACGATGGGCGACAGCGGGTTGCGCAGCTCGTGGCCGAGCATCGCCAGGAACTCGTCCTTGGTCCGGCTGGCCGCCTCGGCCTCGGCGCGGGCGGCCTCGGCGACGGCCAGGTGCTGGTCGCGCTCCCGCTCGCGCGCGGCGAGCAGGTCGGCGGACCGCTCGAGCGCCTCGCCCAGGCGCGCCACCTCGGCGATGCCCGCCGCCTCCACCCGCGGGCGATCGCCGCGGGCGAGCGCCTCCGCCGAGGACGCCGCCGAGGCGATGGCGCGGTTGAAGCGGCCGGAGGCCAGGAACGCGCCGCCCGCGCTCAGGAGCACCACCGCGACCCCCAGCGCCGCGATCGTCAGCACCGACCGGCGGGTCGCCCCGTCGAGCATCTCGACCGGCGCCACCACCGCGGCGGTCCACCCGGCGTGGGACGAGTGGACGAACGCCACGTAGGAGCGCCCGCCGTCGAGGGGCATGTCCGGGTACACGCCCTCGGCCCGGTCCCGGGTGGCCGCGAGGAACCGGGGGGTCGCGCGCTGGCCCACGAAGCGCTCCGGCGCGCGGCTCCGCGCGACCACCGTGCCGGAGCGATCGACCAGCGTGCGGATCCAAGGGTTCTCGCCGTAGCCGGGCACCCGCACCAGGTCGCGCAGCGCGTCGGCCGGCACGAGCGCGCTCAGCACGTAGCGCACCCGCCCGCGGTGCAGCAGCGGGAGCCGCGCCGCCACGAGCAGCTCGCCGTCCGGGCTGGTGAAGACGTCGCCCAGGACCGGCTCGCCCGTGCGGACCGCCTCCTCCAGGCTGCGCGGGTCGCGGGGCGGCGCCGCGGGCGGGCTCGGCGCCCGCCGCGTGTCGAGGAGCCGGTGCCCGTCCGCCCGCGCCAGCAGCACCGCGTGCCAGGTGGGCTGCGTGCGCAGCACGCGCACCGCGTCCTCGCGGAAGCCGTCCAGGTCGCCGCGCTCGAGCCGCTCCGATCCGCCCAGCGCCTGCAGCGCCCGGAACGTGGCGATGGTCTCGCGGTCCACCCCCTCGGCGAGGGTGCGCGCGTCGGCCACCAGGCGCTGCCGGTTCGCCTCGCGCTCGCCCGCCGCCAGCCGGCTCAGCATCGCGGCCGCGAACAGCGCGACCGGCAGCAGCGCGCCCGCGGTGAGGCCGACGAGCCGCCACCGGAACGGGATCGCCCGGGCGGGGCGGCGCAGGAGCGCTCGGAGGCGGGGGAACCGCACCCGAGACGGATAGGACGCGGTGCGGCGCGCTCAACGCTCAGGCGGGTCTTCACCCACCGTCACTTCGACGCGCGCGGCCGCGCCCGCGACCCCCCCCGGGCGAGCGGACCGCGAGCGCCGCGCCGGGACGGGCGGCTCAGCCGACGATGGAGACGGACAGCTCGGAGCCGGTGCAGACGATCCGGGCGGAGCGCGTGGTGCCCTTCGTCGCGGTGATGGCGCCGAGGCGCAGGTCGCCCGCGGTCCAGTCGGAGCCGAGCGCCTTCAGGAGGTCGTCGCGCGCGCGGTCGCAGCCGGCCTCGGGCGGCGGGGCCGTCACGGTGACGGTGCGCACGCTGGGGCGGGCCACGGCGCCGGCGATCGACAGCTCCTGGAAGCGGTAGCCGGCGATCTCGAGCTGGGTGTGGGCGACGGCGGTGCGGCCGCCCAGGCCCTCCATCAGGCGAGCGTTGGGATCGAGCTTCTCGAGCTCGCCGCGGGCGTCGTCCCAGGGGGCGCCGGGCGAGACGGGCAGCCTGGCTTCGAGGGAGCCACCGGCGGAGCCGCGGGAGCAGGCGGCCAGGGCGGCGAGGACGGCGACGGCGACGAGGGCGGCGGGGGTGCGTGCGGGCGAGCTGGACATCGTGCGAATTTCTCCTTCGGGTGCGGGGGCGGAATCTACTCCCGCGCCGCCGTTCGCGAAACCCGAATTCGACGCCCGGAGGGTACCCGTGCGGCGCGCCGGCTGCCCCGTTATCGTTGGCACCCGAACTTCCCACCCGGAGGCGTCATGGAGATCGACCCGAAGGCCATCGTCGGCGCGCTCCTGCTGGCCGCCCTGGGCGTGCTCGCCACCGGCCCCGGGCTGTGGAGCGAGAAGTGGGGCTGGGGGTGGCTGCGCCGGAAGGACGAGCGCGGCGAGCGGGAGCGCTGAGCCCCGCGGCCGCGCATCGCCAGCCGCGCGCCTCAGGCGGCGCGCTTGCCGAGCCGGATCGTCAGCTCGCGGCCGGGCAGGTTCACCGACACCTGGATGTAGCTGAACATCGCCAGCACGAACGCGAACGTCAGCAGCAGGCCCGCGACGTGGTACGCGCCGGCGTAGGAGCCGGTCGAGTCGGCGATCCGGCCGGCCAGCGTCGGCCCGATCACGCCGCCCACGCCCCAGGCCGTGAACAGCAGCCCGTAGTTCACGCCCATGTTCTTCGTGCCCCAGCAGTCCGCCGCGGTGGCCGGGAACAGCGCCAGGCAGGCGCCGTAGCTGAAGCCCACCACCGCCGAGCCGACCACGAACCCGCCGATGGTGCTGAGGTCGGCGAAGAAGAACATGGCGAGCGCCTGCAGCACGCACACGAGCGCGATGGTGACCGCGCGGCCGATGTAGTCGGAGATCACCCCGGCCACCACGCGGCCGCCGGCGTTGAAGCTGGCGAGCAGCGCCACGAACACCGAGCCCGCCTGGATGGCGTTCCCGGACTGCACGGCCACGATCTTGGCCATGTGGCCGATGATCATGAGGCCGGCGGTGGCGGCGCAGGCGTACTGCGCGTACAGGGTCCAGAACATCGGCGTGCGGACGGCGTCGCGCCAGCCCACGTCGGCGTGCGCCGGCGCCGCCGGCCCGGCCGCGGCGCTCCTCGGCTTCACGTAGCCCGGGGGCGGGTTGCGGATGAGCTGCGAGAACGCGGTCGCCGTGATCAGGAACGCGACGCCGAGGATCCGGAACGCGTTGCTCACGCCGTACGTGGCGAGCAGGTGCTTCGAGAGCGGCGCGATGTACACCGGCGCGATGCCGAACCCCGCCACCACCAGGCCGGTGATGAGCCCCTTCTTCTCGGGCGGGAACCACTTCACCGCGGCCGGGGTGGCGGCCGCGTAGCCGAGCCCGAACCCGGTGCCGGCGAGCAGGCCGAAGCCGACCAGCGCCGGGGCGAGCGCGCCCGGCGACGCGAAGCTCGCGACGATGAGGCCGATGCCGGTGAGGACGCCGCCCGCGCTCGCCACCATCCGCGGCCCGAGGCGGTCCTGCAGCCGGCCGGCCGGCACCATCATGAGCGCGAAGCAGGCGATCGCGAGGGTGTACGG from Anaeromyxobacter dehalogenans 2CP-C includes:
- a CDS encoding hybrid sensor histidine kinase/response regulator; the protein is MRFPRLRALLRRPARAIPFRWRLVGLTAGALLPVALFAAAMLSRLAAGEREANRQRLVADARTLAEGVDRETIATFRALQALGGSERLERGDLDGFREDAVRVLRTQPTWHAVLLARADGHRLLDTRRAPSPPAAPPRDPRSLEEAVRTGEPVLGDVFTSPDGELLVAARLPLLHRGRVRYVLSALVPADALRDLVRVPGYGENPWIRTLVDRSGTVVARSRAPERFVGQRATPRFLAATRDRAEGVYPDMPLDGGRSYVAFVHSSHAGWTAAVVAPVEMLDGATRRSVLTIAALGVAVVLLSAGGAFLASGRFNRAIASAASSAEALARGDRPRVEAAGIAEVARLGEALERSADLLAARERERDQHLAVAEAARAEAEAASRTKDEFLAMLGHELRNPLSPIVTALELLALGGNGGTREHAVIRRQVDHLVRLVDDLLDVSRITRGKVELQPERVEVRSFVARAVEMATPLVEERSHRLTVDVPEGLAVVGDPHRLAQVIANLLTNAARYTPPRGRIEVRAALRGGRVELAVRDDGRGLAPELLSRIFEPFVQAPQGQDRPQGGLGIGLALVRSLVALHGGRVEARSDGPGKGSTFVVELPAAPRAPAAPAPPPRQAAQGGAPLRILVVDDNEDAAELLADVLAHAGHEVRVAGDGGRGLELAVRLRPDVAILDIGLPVLDGYELAIQLRRRLGDAAPVVIGVSGYGQPNDRERSAAAGFRHHFVKPADLEALLEAVAAAGRERTRAPVA
- a CDS encoding L-lactate MFS transporter; translation: MHRRGWVVTLAGMGLNLALGILYAWSVFSKQLVEPVARGGYGWTKTQATLPYTLAIACFALMMVPAGRLQDRLGPRMVASAGGVLTGIGLIVASFASPGALAPALVGFGLLAGTGFGLGYAAATPAAVKWFPPEKKGLITGLVVAGFGIAPVYIAPLSKHLLATYGVSNAFRILGVAFLITATAFSQLIRNPPPGYVKPRSAAAGPAAPAHADVGWRDAVRTPMFWTLYAQYACAATAGLMIIGHMAKIVAVQSGNAIQAGSVFVALLASFNAGGRVVAGVISDYIGRAVTIALVCVLQALAMFFFADLSTIGGFVVGSAVVGFSYGACLALFPATAADCWGTKNMGVNYGLLFTAWGVGGVIGPTLAGRIADSTGSYAGAYHVAGLLLTFAFVLAMFSYIQVSVNLPGRELTIRLGKRAA